A genomic stretch from Candidatus Thiothrix anitrata includes:
- the rfbC gene encoding dTDP-4-dehydrorhamnose 3,5-epimerase gives MKIIATRIPDVKIIEPAVFGDPRGFFMESWHSQKFAELGLDLHFVQDNHSRSRQGILRGLHYQMLQTQGKLVRVTSGCVFDVAVDVRRSSPSFGQWVGVELSDENHRMLWVPPGFAHGFYVMSESADFLYKCTDFYNPAHETCIRWNDPALAIDWPLVDGQAPLVSVKDAAGNLWQDAETFA, from the coding sequence ATGAAAATTATCGCTACCCGCATCCCTGATGTGAAAATCATTGAACCGGCGGTGTTTGGTGATCCGCGTGGCTTTTTTATGGAAAGCTGGCATTCGCAAAAATTTGCTGAACTCGGTCTGGATTTGCACTTTGTGCAAGACAATCACAGCCGTTCACGCCAAGGTATTTTACGCGGTTTGCATTACCAAATGTTACAAACCCAAGGCAAACTGGTGCGCGTTACCAGCGGGTGCGTGTTTGATGTAGCGGTGGATGTACGCCGCAGCTCCCCTAGTTTCGGGCAATGGGTAGGGGTGGAATTATCCGATGAAAATCACCGGATGTTGTGGGTTCCGCCCGGCTTTGCGCACGGCTTTTATGTGATGAGCGAGTCCGCTGATTTCTTGTATAAATGCACCGACTTTTATAACCCCGCTCACGAAACTTGCATCCGTTGGAATGACCCGGCGCTGGCGATTGATTGGCCTTTAGTCGATGGGCAAGCACCCTTAGTATCCGTGAAAGATGCGGCAGGCAATTTGTGGCAGGACGCGGAGACTTTTGCATGA
- the rfbD gene encoding dTDP-4-dehydrorhamnose reductase: MKILLTGANGQLGSELQATCPAHITLVATDYSSLDITQTAQIQAALDQYQPSVIINAAAYTAVDKAETDVERAYAINHHAAAHLAQAAQQRGLYLLHVSTDFVFDGQQSTPYMPTNVAQPLGVYGASKLAGDNTVQQICPTAAIVRTSWLYSAYGNNFVKTMLRLMAERESLGVVADQIGTPTWTRTLSDTLWSFVVQKPQGIFHCSDNGVASWYDFAIAIQEEALALGLLSKAIPVKPLRTEEYPTPARRPAYSVMDKRATETLMDCTFAHWRPRLREMLIQLQQQAILK; the protein is encoded by the coding sequence ATGAAAATCTTACTGACAGGTGCAAACGGGCAACTGGGTTCGGAATTGCAAGCCACCTGCCCTGCACACATAACGCTAGTTGCCACGGATTATAGCAGCTTGGACATTACCCAAACTGCGCAAATTCAAGCTGCACTGGATCAATATCAACCCAGCGTCATTATTAACGCGGCGGCTTACACCGCAGTGGATAAAGCCGAAACTGACGTGGAACGCGCTTACGCCATCAATCATCACGCCGCAGCACACTTAGCGCAAGCTGCACAGCAACGCGGGTTGTATTTACTGCACGTTTCCACCGATTTTGTGTTTGACGGGCAGCAAAGCACCCCGTATATGCCCACCAATGTCGCGCAACCGTTAGGAGTTTACGGCGCAAGTAAACTCGCAGGCGATAACACGGTGCAACAGATTTGCCCAACGGCGGCGATTGTGCGGACTTCTTGGCTGTATTCGGCTTACGGTAATAACTTCGTCAAAACCATGCTGCGCTTAATGGCAGAGCGCGAATCGCTGGGGGTAGTCGCGGATCAAATCGGCACACCCACTTGGACACGCACCTTGAGCGATACGCTATGGTCATTCGTCGTCCAAAAACCGCAGGGTATCTTTCATTGCTCGGATAACGGGGTGGCAAGCTGGTACGATTTCGCCATTGCCATTCAGGAAGAAGCACTTGCCTTGGGGTTACTCAGCAAGGCAATCCCGGTCAAACCGTTGCGTACAGAGGAATACCCTACCCCTGCACGCCGTCCGGCTTATAGCGTGATGGATAAACGCGCAACAGAAACCCTTATGGATTGCACCTTCGCACACTGGCGACCACGCCTGCGGGAGATGCTGATCCAATTACAACAACAGGCTATCTTGAAATGA
- the rfbB gene encoding dTDP-glucose 4,6-dehydratase translates to MTTTYQPKQLLVTGGAGFIGTNFVHYWLASYPDTRIVVLDALTYAGRCENLQILEGQTNFRFVHGDILDQPLVEQLLREENIDTIVHFAAESHVDRSIYGPDAFLRTNIDGTHSLLKAAKIVWLDEKPGFAHRFHHVSTDEVYGTLSATDPAFTETTPYAPNSPYAASKASSDHIVRAYQHTYGLQTTTSNCSNNYGPYQYPEKLIPLAISRLLQGQAVPIYGDGQQIRDWLYVDDHNRGIDLIMRNGRVGETYNIGGNNEQANLSLIHELCDLLDARFPDSPHVPHRQHITYVQDRPGHDRRYAIDNSKICRELGYVPAETFQSGLAKTLDWYLARPEFWQDGVSLFGSHGEKA, encoded by the coding sequence ATGACAACAACTTACCAACCTAAACAGCTTTTGGTAACGGGCGGCGCGGGCTTTATCGGCACAAACTTTGTGCATTACTGGCTGGCAAGCTACCCCGACACCCGCATTGTGGTGCTGGACGCGCTCACTTACGCCGGACGTTGCGAAAACCTGCAAATCCTTGAAGGGCAAACCAATTTCCGTTTTGTACACGGTGATATTCTGGATCAACCGCTGGTTGAGCAGTTATTGCGTGAAGAAAACATCGACACCATCGTGCATTTCGCGGCGGAATCCCATGTTGACCGCTCGATTTACGGCCCCGATGCGTTTTTGCGCACCAACATTGACGGCACGCATAGCTTGCTGAAAGCCGCGAAAATCGTGTGGCTGGATGAAAAACCGGGGTTTGCGCACCGTTTCCACCACGTTTCCACCGACGAAGTGTACGGCACGCTCTCGGCGACTGACCCAGCATTTACTGAAACCACACCGTATGCACCGAACTCGCCGTATGCTGCGAGTAAAGCTTCATCGGATCATATTGTGCGTGCTTATCAGCATACTTACGGGCTGCAAACCACGACCAGCAATTGCTCCAACAATTACGGGCCTTACCAATACCCGGAAAAATTGATTCCGTTAGCGATTTCACGCTTGTTGCAAGGCCAAGCCGTGCCGATTTACGGCGATGGGCAACAAATCCGCGACTGGTTATACGTGGACGATCACAACCGGGGCATTGATCTAATTATGCGCAACGGGCGCGTCGGTGAAACCTACAATATTGGCGGCAATAATGAACAGGCCAATTTAAGCCTGATCCATGAATTGTGCGATTTATTGGATGCGCGGTTTCCGGATTCCCCGCACGTGCCGCACCGTCAGCACATTACTTACGTGCAAGACCGCCCAGGACACGACCGCCGTTACGCCATCGACAACAGCAAGATTTGCCGCGAGTTGGGCTATGTGCCTGCAGAAACCTTCCAAAGTGGTTTGGCAAAAACCTTGGACTGGTATCTGGCTCGCCCTGAGTTTTGGCAAGACGGTGTTTCCCTGTTTGGCTCGCATGGGGAAAAAGCCTGA
- a CDS encoding class I SAM-dependent methyltransferase yields the protein MECRICGAIDEHRTYTAKEMMLGMRDEHRYFECKQCGCLQIVTIPPDLARYYPADYYSYSDAEKSVNPLKKALIRMRDTWAATRQCQIGRLLHFASPNDKLTSLRPLNLTKGMRVLDVGCGAGHLLLSLYEAGFTQVLGIDPFNREDIAYRNGLRIEKRDIFSETAQWDVVMFHHSFEHLVEQQATLQQAYDILKPGGVVLLRVPTVSSFAWQHYGVHWVQLDAPRHLYLHSLQSIQTLAKQTGFTLEQTLYDSNAFQFWGSEQYEQNIPLQDPRSYAVAPQNAPFDAQRIRDFATRANELNAAQQGDQAAFYLRKPG from the coding sequence ATGGAATGTCGCATTTGTGGCGCGATTGACGAACACCGCACTTATACCGCCAAAGAAATGATGCTCGGAATGCGTGATGAACACCGTTATTTCGAGTGTAAACAGTGCGGCTGCCTGCAAATTGTGACGATTCCGCCCGATCTGGCGCGTTATTATCCGGCAGATTATTATTCCTACAGCGATGCGGAAAAATCCGTGAATCCGCTGAAAAAAGCCCTGATCCGAATGCGTGATACTTGGGCTGCAACGCGGCAGTGCCAAATTGGACGTTTGCTGCATTTTGCCAGCCCCAATGACAAACTCACCAGCTTACGTCCGCTCAATCTCACCAAAGGTATGCGGGTGCTGGACGTAGGTTGCGGCGCAGGACACCTATTACTGTCGCTGTATGAAGCGGGCTTTACCCAAGTGCTGGGCATTGACCCGTTTAACCGTGAAGACATTGCCTACCGCAACGGTTTACGCATTGAAAAGCGCGATATTTTCAGTGAAACCGCGCAGTGGGACGTGGTGATGTTCCACCACTCGTTTGAGCATTTGGTAGAGCAACAAGCCACCTTGCAGCAGGCTTACGACATCCTCAAACCGGGTGGGGTGGTGTTATTGCGCGTGCCTACGGTATCGTCGTTTGCTTGGCAGCATTACGGGGTGCATTGGGTGCAACTGGACGCGCCGCGCCATTTATACCTGCATTCCCTGCAAAGTATTCAGACGTTGGCGAAACAAACCGGATTTACGCTGGAACAAACACTTTACGATTCCAATGCCTTCCAGTTTTGGGGAAGTGAGCAGTACGAGCAAAATATTCCGCTGCAAGACCCGCGTTCTTACGCCGTCGCACCGCAAAACGCACCGTTTGATGCGCAACGGATCCGCGATTTCGCCACCCGTGCCAATGAATTAAACGCCGCACAACAAGGCGACCAAGCTGCATTTTATTTAAGGAAACCGGGATGA
- a CDS encoding glycosyltransferase family protein, which translates to MNAKPKLLAISSPGGHWIQLTRVCARLEDRYQLVYAMPSTRFNAAATHQGHKLYSITDVSADDKWRLIPCALQVLWILLKERPAAIISTGAAPGAVAIGLGKLLRIRTIWVDSIANVRQISRAGRLIQRQADVFLTQWEHLSDGQQVLFKGAVL; encoded by the coding sequence ATGAACGCCAAGCCCAAACTCTTGGCAATTTCTTCACCCGGTGGGCATTGGATTCAGCTCACCCGCGTGTGCGCGCGGTTGGAAGACCGTTACCAACTGGTCTACGCGATGCCCAGCACCCGCTTTAATGCCGCCGCTACCCACCAAGGGCATAAACTGTATTCGATTACCGATGTCAGTGCTGATGATAAATGGCGGTTGATTCCGTGTGCGCTGCAAGTGTTGTGGATTTTGTTAAAAGAGCGGCCGGCGGCAATTATTTCCACGGGGGCAGCACCGGGTGCGGTGGCGATTGGTTTAGGCAAACTGTTACGGATTCGCACCATTTGGGTCGATAGCATTGCCAATGTGCGCCAAATCTCACGGGCAGGGCGTTTAATTCAACGCCAAGCAGATGTGTTTTTAACGCAATGGGAACACTTGAGCGATGGGCAACAGGTATTGTTTAAGGGGGCGGTGTTGTGA
- a CDS encoding glycosyltransferase — protein sequence MIFVTVGTQFPFDRLVRYVDEWVGQHAATGIAQTAEGDYQPQHLRWEAFMPAVTFNQHLQAASLIISHAGMGNIITALENRKPIIVMNRQYALGEHRNDHQLDGLAWMGKLPGVYTATDQAELYALLAQRHHLAPPDATPDSRRQPLADFIDQAIRR from the coding sequence GTGATTTTTGTGACCGTCGGCACCCAGTTTCCGTTTGACCGCCTCGTGCGTTACGTGGACGAATGGGTCGGGCAACACGCTGCTACTGGCATTGCACAAACTGCTGAAGGTGACTATCAACCGCAACATTTACGCTGGGAAGCTTTCATGCCAGCGGTCACGTTTAACCAACACCTGCAAGCTGCCAGCCTGATTATTTCTCATGCTGGTATGGGCAATATCATTACCGCATTGGAAAATCGCAAGCCGATCATTGTGATGAACCGCCAGTACGCACTGGGTGAACACCGTAATGACCACCAATTAGACGGTTTAGCTTGGATGGGTAAATTACCCGGCGTTTATACCGCTACGGATCAGGCCGAATTGTATGCGCTACTGGCACAACGACATCATCTCGCACCACCGGACGCAACCCCTGACTCCCGGCGGCAACCTTTAGCGGATTTCATTGATCAGGCAATCCGCCGATGA
- a CDS encoding oligosaccharide flippase family protein — protein sequence MNHKSRSVLIIGLLSTIARFVGVGLNFAVAIVLTRNLSMAEAGMVFMLMTLVSGVSLFSRLGVEQWLVRDVARLPPEQKAEQAQHLRDAYRMVLVSSGIFMLGWALLIPLVQQWLFDDLINSTALLLAGSGIITFNLIMMNAAFLKAVQYTSPSILVQNSLPAISYMLLLLVFWQSFSHEQHYLWLYTVSLALAGIVSFYWLRPWWQNLSTPHPLSFSIREVLQQSLPLAPVSFFSFLMLWADTLMTGWLLSNEDVALFTVAARLSFVSLFFLGALDATLYPRLLAIQKHQPARLTRFFWKATLLVAGVLGIVTLGLILMGETLLGIFSPEYRQAAATLALLLVAQLVRALSLTFSFMFIIRAQVRFLNSLLMLALLVNIIANLLLIPRYGIEGAAIATLVANLLMTGAVALLFFHKRLLREPEQAAQGTPC from the coding sequence ATGAATCATAAGTCCCGCTCCGTACTCATCATTGGCCTACTCTCAACCATCGCCCGCTTTGTGGGAGTGGGCTTAAATTTTGCAGTGGCAATCGTTCTGACCCGGAACTTGTCGATGGCGGAAGCGGGAATGGTTTTCATGCTAATGACGCTGGTTAGCGGGGTATCATTATTCAGCCGCCTTGGGGTGGAACAATGGTTAGTGCGTGATGTGGCACGCTTACCGCCGGAGCAAAAGGCAGAACAGGCACAACATTTACGCGACGCTTACCGCATGGTACTGGTCAGCAGCGGGATTTTTATGCTGGGTTGGGCGTTGCTTATCCCACTCGTACAGCAATGGTTATTTGATGATTTAATTAATAGCACAGCCTTATTACTGGCTGGCTCAGGTATTATTACTTTTAATCTGATAATGATGAATGCAGCCTTTCTGAAGGCCGTGCAATACACTTCACCCTCCATTTTGGTACAAAACTCATTACCAGCCATCAGCTATATGCTATTGCTGTTGGTATTTTGGCAATCATTTTCGCATGAACAGCACTATTTATGGCTGTATACCGTGTCATTAGCGTTAGCGGGTATTGTCTCATTTTACTGGTTGCGTCCTTGGTGGCAAAACCTTAGCACACCACACCCGCTGAGTTTCAGTATTCGTGAAGTCTTGCAGCAATCGCTACCACTGGCTCCAGTATCGTTTTTCTCGTTTTTGATGTTATGGGCAGACACCCTAATGACTGGCTGGTTGCTAAGCAACGAAGATGTGGCGTTATTTACAGTCGCGGCACGTTTATCATTTGTCAGTTTGTTCTTTCTTGGTGCGCTGGATGCCACGCTTTACCCGCGTTTATTGGCGATCCAAAAACATCAGCCTGCACGCTTAACGCGCTTTTTCTGGAAAGCCACCTTATTGGTTGCGGGTGTATTAGGCATAGTGACCTTGGGACTCATCTTAATGGGCGAAACCTTATTGGGAATATTCAGCCCGGAATACCGTCAAGCTGCGGCAACCCTAGCGTTATTATTGGTGGCACAATTGGTGCGTGCCTTGAGTTTAACGTTCTCGTTTATGTTTATAATTCGAGCGCAGGTTAGATTTTTGAACAGCCTGCTAATGCTGGCGTTGCTGGTTAATATCATCGCGAATCTGTTATTGATTCCGCGTTACGGGATTGAAGGTGCGGCAATCGCTACCTTGGTGGCAAATCTATTGATGACGGGAGCGGTCGCCTTGCTATTTTTCCATAAACGCTTATTGCGCGAACCGGAACAGGCTGCACAAGGAACACCATGCTAA
- a CDS encoding O-antigen ligase family protein — MLRLLTILFVIAVFIPVEFYLMVGSVRIEPYRIVLAVALVYAILNIKTVLMRADIVDILLVSLLAFVFASIWNNHDLQQAIESTGIYAIETLGAFYLARMYLNNPVNFFQINRLFVIILASLTLFSAYEAFAQHRFLHEIAKNITGHDSLDFRLYMHYYIRNGVMRAASLFEHPILYGSLLALFFPFAMLWFIRVRSIGTGSNVVALIVSMLLTLSSAPLLSLIFQGGIAILVKFWDSARRLWVSLMFAGLAGALFINAFSDRGFFGILISYLTFNPNTGYFRMLQWEHSMDDIAASPILGIGVIGPGLHDWTRPYWISSWFGNSIDSFWLLLALQHGLFAAGLLLLASLYACFNTLNLLHKHDDETHWMVTAWLLAFFSLILIGFTVDYFGKLQPMFFFTLGAISWARDYSRWNKS; from the coding sequence ATGCTAAGACTACTGACCATTTTGTTCGTAATTGCGGTGTTCATCCCTGTAGAATTTTACCTTATGGTAGGGTCGGTACGCATTGAACCCTATCGGATAGTGTTAGCTGTGGCCTTGGTATATGCCATACTGAACATTAAAACCGTGTTAATGCGTGCGGATATTGTTGATATATTACTCGTGAGCTTGTTAGCGTTTGTGTTCGCCAGTATTTGGAACAACCACGATCTGCAACAAGCGATTGAATCAACCGGTATTTACGCGATTGAAACCCTTGGCGCGTTTTATCTAGCACGCATGTATCTCAACAACCCTGTCAATTTTTTCCAAATCAATCGGTTATTTGTCATTATTTTAGCAAGCCTAACGCTGTTTAGTGCTTACGAAGCCTTTGCCCAACACCGTTTCCTGCATGAAATTGCCAAAAACATAACAGGGCATGATTCTTTGGATTTTCGCCTGTACATGCATTATTACATCCGTAATGGGGTCATGCGGGCAGCCAGTTTGTTTGAACACCCGATTTTGTACGGCTCTTTATTGGCCTTATTCTTCCCATTTGCGATGTTGTGGTTCATACGGGTACGCAGCATTGGCACAGGCAGCAATGTCGTGGCCTTGATTGTTTCTATGTTATTGACGCTATCTTCAGCACCATTGCTGTCACTAATTTTCCAAGGAGGTATCGCGATCTTGGTGAAATTCTGGGATAGTGCACGCCGCTTGTGGGTTTCACTCATGTTTGCGGGTTTAGCAGGGGCATTATTCATCAATGCATTCTCTGATCGTGGTTTCTTCGGTATTTTGATTTCTTACCTGACATTTAACCCCAATACTGGCTATTTCCGTATGCTGCAATGGGAACACAGCATGGATGACATTGCCGCAAGCCCGATTCTTGGCATCGGCGTGATTGGGCCAGGATTGCACGATTGGACACGCCCTTATTGGATTTCCAGTTGGTTTGGCAACAGCATTGACAGCTTCTGGCTATTACTAGCATTGCAACACGGCCTGTTTGCCGCCGGATTATTACTGTTAGCAAGCCTATATGCCTGTTTTAATACACTGAATTTATTGCATAAACATGATGATGAAACGCATTGGATGGTGACCGCTTGGCTACTGGCGTTTTTCTCACTCATATTGATAGGCTTTACCGTTGATTATTTCGGTAAATTACAACCCATGTTCTTTTTTACCCTAGGTGCAATCAGTTGGGCGCGGGATTACTCGCGATGGAATAAATCATGA
- a CDS encoding acyltransferase, with product MRLRFVNQRVFMWLVWLRDSLLWLRTWYFRSVYGMKIAPDVRISFKARLDKTNPRCLEIGEKTYVAFDAIILAHDYATRRHGGGFEQVTRIGANCFIGCGSIILPGITIGDQVIVGAGSVVTKDVPAGSIVGGNPAKILRSGIQTIAYGRLV from the coding sequence ATGAGACTACGATTCGTTAACCAGCGCGTCTTTATGTGGTTAGTATGGCTGCGTGACAGCCTGTTGTGGCTACGCACTTGGTATTTTCGCAGCGTGTATGGGATGAAAATCGCCCCCGATGTGCGCATCTCGTTTAAAGCTAGGCTGGACAAAACCAACCCGCGCTGTCTGGAAATCGGTGAAAAAACTTACGTGGCGTTCGATGCGATTATCCTTGCCCACGATTATGCCACGCGGCGGCACGGCGGTGGTTTTGAGCAGGTCACGCGTATTGGGGCAAATTGTTTTATCGGTTGCGGCTCAATTATTTTACCGGGTATAACCATTGGCGATCAGGTGATTGTCGGTGCAGGCAGCGTTGTTACCAAAGATGTGCCAGCAGGTAGCATTGTCGGCGGTAATCCAGCCAAAATATTACGCAGTGGAATTCAAACCATTGCTTACGGGAGATTGGTATGA
- a CDS encoding glycosyltransferase family 2 protein: MNTLDLSIILVSYNTAAYIRRALESVIHETRVTRYEIIVVDNASSDNSVAMLRTHFPQVQLIVSNKNSGFAGGVQQGVAVARGKYLLLLNPDTVILNAAIDRLLHFAQLHPDNGIWGGVTLNNDLTLNSQHAWAKPSFLDLLFSTLGLSKLFKGSCWFNHANYGCWQRDTIKAVDITSGCFFLTTRKLWDQLGGLDTGFFMYAEEADYCLRAQALGYQPLVTPDARIIHHGGVSHNRLAAKMVKLLTGKVELINRHIAPWQRGACKALLYGYVLNKYLMHSLIPNSPQRSEWREVFQQRTRWLQGYH; encoded by the coding sequence ATGAATACGCTTGATCTCAGTATTATTTTAGTTTCCTACAATACCGCCGCTTATATCCGGCGTGCGCTGGAATCGGTGATTCATGAAACCCGTGTAACCCGCTATGAAATCATTGTGGTCGATAATGCCTCCAGCGATAATTCGGTGGCGATGCTTCGCACCCATTTCCCACAAGTGCAGTTGATTGTCTCCAATAAAAACAGCGGATTTGCCGGTGGTGTGCAACAAGGTGTAGCAGTTGCACGGGGTAAATACCTGTTGTTACTCAACCCCGACACCGTGATTTTGAATGCTGCAATTGACCGTTTGCTACATTTTGCGCAATTACACCCTGACAATGGCATTTGGGGCGGGGTGACACTCAACAACGATCTTACCTTGAACAGCCAGCACGCTTGGGCAAAACCCAGCTTCCTCGATTTATTATTCAGCACATTGGGTTTGAGTAAACTGTTTAAAGGTTCCTGCTGGTTTAACCACGCCAATTACGGTTGCTGGCAGCGCGACACCATTAAAGCGGTTGATATTACTTCCGGCTGCTTTTTCCTCACCACCCGTAAATTGTGGGATCAACTTGGCGGCTTAGATACCGGCTTTTTTATGTATGCCGAAGAAGCTGATTACTGCCTCCGCGCCCAAGCTCTCGGCTATCAACCGTTGGTCACGCCTGATGCCCGGATTATTCATCACGGCGGTGTTAGCCATAATCGTCTTGCCGCAAAAATGGTGAAACTGTTAACCGGCAAAGTGGAACTGATCAATCGCCACATTGCCCCTTGGCAGCGTGGAGCGTGCAAAGCCTTGCTCTACGGTTACGTGCTGAATAAATACCTGATGCATTCACTGATTCCAAACTCACCACAACGTAGCGAATGGCGCGAAGTTTTTCAGCAACGTACCCGTTGGTTACAAGGATACCACTGA
- a CDS encoding glycosyltransferase, with translation MATVIVPAHNEATVIRQCLDSLVNQAGLDTLIVACNGCTDDTALLVRTHYPQAICLDIATPSKVNALNEAEQYITSWPVFYIDADTRLSPDAIQVISTAMQDGKTLLAAPEPVIDTRLSSWSVRQFYRVWLQLPYIRDGVVATCSYVISQAGHQRFTHFPSVINDDGFVRCQFHRDERRNIPRAQIFISAPRNLASLIKIKTRARLGNQQLAAAKLCPCVEKKPYSRILREKLFSKEAIPVLTYLAITLVIRVRAAWQYRNVQTYQWEKDQTSRIAP, from the coding sequence ATGGCAACAGTCATTGTTCCCGCACATAACGAAGCCACGGTTATCCGCCAGTGTTTAGACAGTTTGGTTAATCAAGCCGGTTTGGATACCCTGATCGTTGCTTGTAATGGTTGCACCGACGACACCGCGCTGCTGGTGCGCACCCATTACCCGCAAGCTATTTGTCTGGATATTGCCACACCATCCAAAGTCAACGCACTCAATGAAGCCGAGCAATACATCACCAGTTGGCCAGTGTTTTACATTGATGCCGACACCCGCTTATCTCCCGACGCGATTCAGGTGATTAGCACTGCAATGCAGGATGGTAAAACCTTACTCGCCGCTCCCGAACCGGTGATTGATACGCGCTTGTCGTCCTGGAGCGTGCGCCAGTTTTACCGGGTTTGGCTGCAATTACCCTATATCCGCGATGGCGTGGTAGCGACATGCAGCTACGTGATTAGCCAAGCCGGACATCAGCGTTTTACCCACTTCCCCAGTGTCATTAATGATGACGGATTTGTGCGCTGCCAATTTCATCGCGATGAACGACGTAATATTCCAAGAGCGCAAATTTTTATTAGCGCACCACGCAACCTAGCATCGCTGATCAAGATTAAGACACGCGCTCGCTTAGGCAATCAACAACTCGCCGCTGCCAAACTCTGCCCTTGCGTAGAAAAAAAACCCTATTCACGAATTTTACGTGAAAAACTATTCAGCAAAGAGGCGATTCCTGTACTAACATATCTGGCGATTACGCTGGTTATCCGTGTGAGGGCCGCATGGCAATACCGCAATGTGCAAACCTACCAATGGGAGAAAGATCAAACATCTCGCATCGCACCGTAG
- a CDS encoding undecaprenyl-phosphate glucose phosphotransferase translates to MEHIKVDNKISSEFIYRIADTLVILGILILASLYSKAYNIDGYWTAGLGAALLFGFLGRFTEIYTSWSGRPFLRDEVIRILVTWLTTFFILIFIIFTVKTSAEYSRFVLISWLVLTPVLLILNRYTLRAVLASLKRVGINNRTIAIAGITEQGIRFAQSLENQPDSGFQIAGFYDLEENTSNTRLPDTFACIGNQAAMIEAARNGEWDQIYLAPDATQQSTSLGLINKLSESITPIRLIPDNFVNTLIHTRYLEIADTPILCIYDSPLSAQHAFMKRIEDLLIGLVILALVAPLMLLIAVIIKLTSPGPVLFKQTRHGLRGEKFQVLKFRTMTVCENGNDIKQATRNDHRITRIGAFLRKTSLDELPQFLNVLQGNMSIVGPRPHAVSHNEEYRQLIPGYMLRHLVKPGITGLAQVNGWRGETDTLFKMQKRVEYDMEYIHRWSLGLDIKIIFVTAFKTLYDKNAY, encoded by the coding sequence ATGGAACACATTAAGGTAGACAACAAAATCAGTTCAGAGTTCATCTACCGCATTGCGGATACGCTTGTTATTCTGGGTATCCTGATCCTTGCTTCCTTGTACTCCAAAGCATACAACATTGATGGCTACTGGACGGCCGGTCTCGGTGCTGCTTTGTTGTTCGGTTTCTTAGGGCGTTTCACCGAAATCTACACCTCTTGGAGCGGGCGTCCCTTCCTGCGTGATGAAGTCATCCGTATTTTGGTGACATGGCTAACCACTTTTTTCATCCTGATCTTCATCATTTTCACCGTAAAAACTTCCGCAGAATATTCGCGCTTTGTATTGATCAGTTGGCTCGTATTGACACCTGTACTGCTGATCCTCAACCGCTACACCTTACGAGCCGTACTCGCCAGCCTAAAACGGGTGGGTATCAACAACCGCACCATTGCCATTGCCGGAATTACCGAACAAGGCATTCGCTTTGCACAATCACTGGAAAACCAACCTGATTCCGGCTTCCAAATCGCAGGATTTTACGATTTAGAAGAAAATACTAGCAACACCAGACTACCCGATACTTTCGCCTGTATTGGCAATCAAGCAGCCATGATCGAAGCCGCACGCAATGGTGAATGGGATCAGATTTACCTCGCGCCTGATGCCACCCAACAAAGCACTTCGTTGGGTTTAATCAATAAACTCTCCGAAAGCATTACCCCTATCCGCCTAATTCCTGATAATTTCGTCAACACATTGATACATACCCGCTATCTGGAAATCGCCGATACGCCGATACTGTGTATCTACGACTCACCATTATCGGCACAGCACGCGTTCATGAAACGCATTGAAGACTTACTGATCGGCCTAGTAATTTTGGCATTAGTTGCACCACTCATGCTGCTCATTGCAGTCATTATTAAACTAACTTCGCCTGGCCCAGTATTATTCAAGCAAACGCGCCACGGATTACGCGGGGAAAAGTTCCAAGTGCTCAAATTCCGCACCATGACCGTCTGCGAGAATGGCAATGACATTAAACAAGCCACTCGCAACGACCACCGCATTACCCGCATTGGAGCATTCTTACGCAAAACCTCACTGGATGAACTGCCACAATTTTTAAATGTATTACAAGGCAACATGTCGATTGTCGGCCCACGACCTCACGCCGTTTCCCATAATGAGGAATACCGCCAACTGATTCCGGGCTATATGCTGCGCCACTTGGTCAAGCCGGGAATTACCGGATTGGCACAAGTCAACGGCTGGCGTGGAGAAACCGACACGCTGTTCAAAATGCAAAAACGCGTCGAATATGACATGGAATACATTCACCGCTGGAGTTTAGGACTGGACATCAAAATCATTTTTGTGACCGCCTTCAAAACCCTGTACGACAAAAATGCCTACTAA